The proteins below come from a single Mangifera indica cultivar Alphonso chromosome 16, CATAS_Mindica_2.1, whole genome shotgun sequence genomic window:
- the LOC123198528 gene encoding probable receptor-like serine/threonine-protein kinase At5g57670 → MSLVSEDGEADGNGKVSPVVVVGVKFDAESRELLTWALVKVAEPGDRVVALHVLNRVIDSTGSLISLVKAFDSMLAVYEGFCNLKQVDLKLKVCRGSSVKKILVREAKSYGAAKLVVGTSKTRHRIRSSASVAKFCAKKLSKSFWVFAVNNGKILFQRDGNYTTTDILQDANQQKDRSVHRSLSKNGKVLIDGNVTGVENKSCKQCQGFLHKSGSSFKNRTQKNCTSGDSKTPLAESSVDGNVENSLALVPYQNNEVAMSSNSLVVLELPQSKHGWSVARRVIFPEHQRLEKSSQNKTSLIQWVLRLPSWYTSAIVYPDRKQTQSVKSDEDLNSMFDGESGAIVPFDNEATRPLSPYQGFPKELENLHDRFSSTCRLLSYKELSLATSDFHPDNMVGKGGHSHVYRGSLVDGKELAVKILKPSVDVLKEFVSEIEIITSLHHKNITSLFGFCFEDNKLLLVYDFLSRGSLEESLHGNKKDAKSFGWNERYKVALGVAEALDYLHNSCDQPVIHRDVKSSNILLLDDFEPQLSDFGLASWASTSSSHLICTDIAGTFGYLAPEYVMHGKVSDKIDVYAFGVVLLELLSGRKPINRENPRGEESLVMWAKPILKDGKFPQLLDPSLAHDIDDVQLERMVLAATLCIIRAPSRRPQINLVLRLLQGDEEAKMWGRQQLGAAEELDVSDEAFPHDIESHLNLALLDVDDNTLSIGSSERTVSIEDYLKGRWSQTSSFTSHVFG, encoded by the exons ATGAGCCTGGTTTCCGAGGACGGCGAAGCGGACGGAAACGGGAAAGTGAGCCCGGTGGTTGTGGTCGGAGTGAAGTTTGACGCGGAGAGTCGGGAATTGCTGACGTGGGCGCTGGTCAAAGTGGCTGAACCTGGTGATCGTGTCGTTGCTCTTCATGTTCTTAATAGAGTAATTG ACAGTACCGGTTCGCTTATCTCGTTGGTGAAGGCTTTTGATTCTATGCTCGCTGTTTATGAAGGTTTCTGCAACTTAAAGcag GTTGATTTGAAGCTGAAAGTGTGTAGAGGGTCATCAGTGAAGAAAATTCTGGTAAGAGAAGCAAAGTCATATGGTGCGGCTAAGCTAGTTGTTGGGACCTCTAAGACTCGCCATCGAATTCGCTCTTCCGCATCTGTTGCTAAGTTCTGTGcaaaaaaattgtctaaaagTTTCTGGGTTTTTGCTGTTAATAATGGCAAAATTTTGTTTCAGAGAGATGGAAATTATACTACAACGGATATTTTACAAG ATGCTAATCAACAGAAAGATCGATCAGTTCATAGATCTTTAAGTAAGAATGGGAAAGTTTTAATTGATGGAAATGTTACTGGAGTTGAAAATAAATCGTGCAAACAATGTCAAGGCTTCTTGCACAAATCAggttcaagttttaaaaacagaACCCAGAAGAATTGTACTTCTGGTGATTCAAAGACACCATTGGCTGAGTCATCTGTGGATGGGAATGTGGAAAATTCATTGGCATTGGTACCTTATCAAAACAATGAGGTGGCTATGAGTTCAAATTCCCTGGTAGTTCTAGAGCTACCCCAGTCGAAACATGGTTGGTCAGTGGCTCGTCGGGTGATTTTCCCCGAACATCAGCGTTTGGAGAAATCTTCCCAGAACAAGACATCTTTGATACAGTGGGTTCTGAGACTTCCAAGCTGGTATACTTCTGCCATTGTCTATCCTGATCGTAAACAGACTCAATCTGTTAAATCAGATGAGGATCTTAATTCCATGTTTGATGGGGAGAGTGGGGCAATTGTGCCTTTTGATAATGAGGCTACACGTCCTCTTTCACCATATCAGGGGTTTCCCAAAGAGTTGGAGAATTTGCATGACAGATTCTCATCCACCTGTAGGTTACTCAGCTACAAGGAACTTTCTTTGGCTACATCTGATTTCCATCCTG ataatATGGTTGGTAAAGGTGGACATAGTCATGTTTATAGAGGGTCTCTTGTCGATGGCAAGGAACTTGCTGTGAAAATCTTGAAGCCATCAGTGGATGTGTTGAAAGAGTTTGTTTCAGAAATTGAGATCATTACATCTTTACACCACAAGAATATAACCTCCTTATTTGGATTCTGTTTTGAGGACAATAAATTGCTTTTGGTGTATGACTTCCTGTCAAGAGGAAGCCTAGAAGAGAGCCTTCATG GTAATAAGAAGGATGCAAAATCATTTGGTTGGAATGAGAGGTATAAAGTGGCTCTGGGTGTAGCTGAGGCGCTGGATTATCTACACAATAGTTGTGATCAACCAGTCATCCACAGGGATGTGAAATCTTCTAACATTCTTTTgttggatgattttgaaccacag CTGTCTGATTTTGGACTTGCCAGCTGGGCTTCAACTTCCTCATCACATTTAATTTGTACAGATATTGCAGGAACTTTTGG GTACTTAGCCCCTGAATATGTCATGCATGGAAAAGTGAGTGACAAAATTGATGTCTATGCATTTGGTGTTGTGCTTCTGGAGCTTCTATCTGGTAGAAAGCCTATTAACAGAGAAAACCCAAGGGGTGAGGAAAGTCTGGTTATGTGG GCTAAACCAATTTTGAAGGATGGCAAGTTTCCACAATTGCTGGATCCAAGCTTAGCTCATGATATTGATGATGTTCAGCTTGAGAGAATGGTTTTGGCTGCAACACTATGCATCATAAGAGCTCCTAGTCGTAGGCCTCAAATTAACCTC GTTTTAAGACTTCTTCAAGGTGATGAGGAAGCAAAAATGTGGGGAAGGCAACAACTTGGTGCAGCAGAAGAGCTTGATGTCAGTGATGAAGCATTTCCTCATGATATTGAGTCCCATCTGAACCTTGCACTTCTAGATGTGGATGACAATACTCTTTCTATCGGTAGCTCTGAGCGAACTGTATCAATAGAAGATTACTTGAAAGGCAGATGGAGTCAAACATCAAGCTTCACTAGCCATGTTTTCGGTTGA